A region from the Oncorhynchus keta strain PuntledgeMale-10-30-2019 chromosome 5, Oket_V2, whole genome shotgun sequence genome encodes:
- the gas7a gene encoding growth arrest-specific protein 7a isoform X3 produces MFRRRKNPGNNSPAKRQNKEIKETKITINCVTFPLPSVMPDQPEQQLLKPNEWSYCDYFWTDKKDPQGTPSVGGFEVLLQKQLKGKQMQKEMAEFVRERIKIEDEYSKNLSKLSQSPLAAQEEGTLGDAWAQLKRSCHDEAEVHLKFSNKLQCEVEKPLLTFRDNFKKELKKYDHHIIDLRKQLASRYAGVEKARKALADRQKDLEVKTQQLDIKHMNKHEEDIKKARRKSTQAGDDLMHNVDLYNRAQSKWFEEMVTTSLELERLEVERVEMIRQDLRQYTTLRHETDMFNQSTVEPVDQLLQSVDPAKDRELWVQEHKTGDLRPVDMDI; encoded by the exons ATCAACTGCGTGACCTTCCCGCTGCCCAGTGTGATGCCAGATCAACCAGAGCAGCAGCTACTGAAGCCCAATGAGTGGAGCTACTGTGACTACTTCTGG aCTGACAAGAAGGACCCCCAAGGGACCCCCTCTGTGGGCGGCTTTGAGGTGCTGCTGCAGAAACAGCTCAAGGGCAAACAGATGCAGAAAGAGATGGCTGAGTTCGTCCGGGAGAG GATAAAGATTGAAGATGAATACTCTAAGAACCTCTCCAAGCTCTCCCAGAGCCCCTTGGCTGCTCAGGAGGAAGG AACCCTTGGGGATGCTTGGGCCCAGCTGAAGAGGAGTTGTCATGATGAGGCTGAAGTCCACCTCAAGTTCTCCAATAAG CTCCAGTGTGAGGTGGAGAAGCCCCTGCTGACGTTCAGAGACAACTTCAAGAAGGAGTTGAAGAAGTACGATCACCACATCATAGACCTCAGGAAGCAGCTGGCCAGCCGCTATGCAGGTGTGGAGAAG GCCCGTAAAGCCCTGGCAGACCGGCAGAAAGATCTGGAAGTGAAGACCCAGCAGCTGGACATCAAGCACATGAACAAACACGAGGAGGACATCAAGAAGGCCCGGCGGAAATCCACACAAGCAG GTGATGACCTGATGCACAATGTGGACCTGTACAACCGGGCCCAGTCCAAGTGGTTCGAGGAGATGGTCACCACAAGCCTG GAGCTGGAGAGACTTGAGGTTGAGAGGGTGGAGATGATACGACAGGATTTACGCCAGTACACAACGCTGCGACATGAAACTGACATGTTCAACCAAAGT acGGTGGAGCCAGTGGATCAGCTGCTTCAGAGTGTGGACCCAGCCAAAGACCGAGAGCTGTGGGTGCAGGAGCACAAGACCGGGGATCTCCGCCCTGTGGACATGGACATATAG